One Glycine max cultivar Williams 82 chromosome 1, Glycine_max_v4.0, whole genome shotgun sequence genomic window, ttaaaaaacaaggTACAAGGGGTACCCTAACCCATATACAAATTTGCATAACAGTGCCAAACAAAAAGCCAATCAAATTGCACAAGATGTTATCCCTTCCCATCCCAACGATCAGCAATAAATACCGGTCTATAAGATTCCCCAACATTCAATTATCATAGCATTAACATTGCAGCCCACAAAAACCCAAGGAGAATACATTGCTATTATTCCTCATTGGTATATTATGTAAAGTTTAAGGATTAATTGAGACAAGTTTAAAGTTGATGGTAGCACTTTGTAGAAGATCAAACATAAATGTTATTTACTTACCACATTGAAAAGCATTACCTAGAAAACAACAAGCATGATCTCCAAGTGCCAGCTTGGAGGTTGTACAAGGGGGGGAAACTGCCCCCTTCCCCTTccttttgtacattttttttttgcttcaacacaaaaacatgtacAGTAATAGTATAGTTCCTTGGATGCAGCTCATTGTAGAATTTGCCAGGGAAAGACTTTGTGTACATAATTGTTCTAGTGAGAACCTAATGGCTTTATCATCTAAGGAAAAAATCTTAAGTTCAAAGAAACTAACCACAGATTGATTgcttggaacatcttcatctgCTACAAGCAATTCACCCCTGCTTCCATTGGTTGCTGTAGCTCCCTCTGCTGTTCCAGAACTCTGATTTTTTATGGTGCAAACCTTCTTAGCAGCTTCTTTCAGAGCTCTCATGGCAACATGATAGATTTGGATTGATTTTGCACCTTCTTCAACATATTTGATTGCTTCTTGTCGTAAATTGTTATAACAAACTGGTACAGATTCACGAGAAGTACTTGGCAATTCAGATGCATGTTCATCTAACAATGTACCGGTTTTAGCATTCCTTGTCCAGCATGTCAACACATACTGAGATGGAAGAGTGAGAACATTTTTAGCTCTGAAGACTGACAGTATATGCCTACAAATAATTCCTGAAAATTCAAACATCTGACAGCTGCAACTAGCTTTCATCTCAAAAGAATTAAAAGTCACAACATGAGATTTTTGGTTTTCCCCAAATTTGGCAACTCGATATGTAGTGATTGTTCCTGAATCATCAATTTTTATAGCAGGATTTGCAAGAGTCTCTACTAACTCCTCTTGGAATTTCATGAATATCTTTCTCGTGTAAAGACTCGCAGCTTGTTTTTCCATAGGAGATGGTGTTTTTAAAACTGGACTACTATTAGTAGTGTCATAATCtgcttttaattctttttcGTGCCAACTTGACACGGCTTTCTCGTATTGTCTAACCAATACCTGTAGAGTGGTGGATGAATTCACATATCCATCAAAGAAAGAAATCAAATATTCATTTCCCTCATTCAAAGATATCTCTCCAAAGAAAGTCTCCCGCAAGTACACAGGAACCCAATGTTGTCGTGAGTTGTATATTGACTGAAGCCACTCATTGTCCATGACGTAGAATCTTTCCAAGAGTGAGTGCCAATAAGACTCAAACTCATCAATAGTCTCACTTTCATGAACGCATTTCTTGAATTCAGTTTCAAAAGCAGGATATGACTGACATAAATGAGCCAGTTTGCCTCGGGTTTCTCTGAATATGCTCCATTCACAAAACCGATGGCGAGTTGAAGGGAGAACTTGGGCAACAGTAACTTGTATGAAAGGGTCCAAATCTGTTGTAATAGAGACAGGGTGGCGGCCAGACATGGCATGAAGCCAAGTCCTGAATAGCCATATAAATGACGACTCAGATTCATTGAAAATCAATGCACAACCAAATAACACAGGTTGCCCATGATGATTCAACCCATTGAAAGAGGTAAATGGAACCCGGCATCGGTTAGTCTTGTAGGTTGTGTCCAATATAACAGCATCTCCAAAATAAGAGTAGTTTGTTCTAGATGTTGCATCAGCCCAAAATATATTCCCACACGCGAGATTATTGACATCCTGGACTGCATAAAAGAAAGCAGGATTCTCTGCCTGCATATGCTTCAAGTAGTCCAATACGTGATGACCCCCACCACCAAGGGGACACTGTCTAGTGATACTCATTTGTGCTGTAGGGGACAAGGTAAAGTGCTGGTGGAATAGGATACACTATAACTTCATCAAAGATTGTAGTCAACCTATGTCCAAGGAACAATACACATCAAGTTATCAAGTTATATAAATTCATTCTATATAAAACACCGACAAGGGGGTCTAGCTCAATTGGTTGAGCAATGTGCGTGAGTTGTTGTAAACCCAGattaaaaaaacaccaacaagggaaaaaaaataaagcttcaataaaaaagatgaagttgCAAATACATAAATACCACCAGGAAAATTACATGAACCCATTGGCCTACTCAACACAATTAACAATATAGGTTCTAGCCTTGTGAACTCCTCTCCACCAAAAGAACACTGTTCAGACCCTCCCCCCAacacacataaaataaacaCCATATAAAAGGAATGTTTGtctgtttttcaaaattaaaatatcaaaatatagtGGTGGAGTATTCATGGGGTATACAGTTCAAAATCCCATCAAGAcagtttttggttttaaaagttACCTTGTAGGACCATATAACCAAATGTTTTGATTACCAAGTGCAACTGTGCTTACTAGTATATGATGAAGTATTAAATTTTCAATCAGATTCACAAAGTAAACAACTACTTTCTTCCTATGAATTAGCCATACACAGGTTATTTCTTCAGGGAATAAGGAAGCC contains:
- the LOC100781438 gene encoding protein FAR1-RELATED SEQUENCE 9, yielding MSITRQCPLGGGGHHVLDYLKHMQAENPAFFYAVQDVNNLACGNIFWADATSRTNYSYFGDAVILDTTYKTNRCRVPFTSFNGLNHHGQPVLFGCALIFNESESSFIWLFRTWLHAMSGRHPVSITTDLDPFIQVTVAQVLPSTRHRFCEWSIFRETRGKLAHLCQSYPAFETEFKKCVHESETIDEFESYWHSLLERFYVMDNEWLQSIYNSRQHWVPVYLRETFFGEISLNEGNEYLISFFDGYVNSSTTLQVLVRQYEKAVSSWHEKELKADYDTTNSSPVLKTPSPMEKQAASLYTRKIFMKFQEELVETLANPAIKIDDSGTITTYRVAKFGENQKSHVVTFNSFEMKASCSCQMFEFSGIICRHILSVFRAKNVLTLPSQYVLTCWTRNAKTGTLLDEHASELPSTSRESVPVCYNNLRQEAIKYVEEGAKSIQIYHVAMRALKEAAKKVCTIKNQSSGTAEGATATNGSRGELLVADEDVPSNQSVAEKQKKIGELTAELEATNQRCEVYRANLLAVLKDMEEQKLKLSVKVQNARLSLKE